One Gordonia sp. SID5947 genomic region harbors:
- a CDS encoding TMEM165/GDT1 family protein, protein MIAALLLSFGVIFVAELGDKSQLMAMTYALRYRWWVVLLAITVATTAVHAVSVFFGHFLGMSIPSDVMSIFAGLAMLVFGLWTLRGDHLDDDEATKANRVGKSVFFAVMSSFFLAELGDKTMLATITLSTNNDWLGVWIGSTVGMVAADALAIAIGALLGKHLPERTIARAAAVLFFGFAAWLLWEGLSEAGAVTVIATLSAVVVLLGIGAVYLRHLRRAPQQAFPTVDDDASETGDEESRTIVR, encoded by the coding sequence ATGACCTACGCCCTGCGCTATCGCTGGTGGGTGGTGTTGCTCGCCATCACCGTCGCCACCACGGCGGTGCATGCGGTGTCGGTCTTCTTCGGCCACTTCCTGGGCATGTCGATCCCCTCGGACGTCATGTCGATCTTCGCCGGCCTCGCGATGCTTGTCTTCGGGCTGTGGACTCTGCGCGGCGACCACCTCGACGACGACGAGGCGACCAAGGCCAACCGGGTCGGCAAATCGGTGTTCTTCGCCGTCATGTCGTCGTTCTTCCTCGCCGAACTCGGTGACAAGACGATGCTCGCGACGATCACGCTGTCCACCAACAACGACTGGCTCGGGGTGTGGATCGGTTCGACGGTCGGCATGGTCGCCGCCGATGCGCTCGCGATCGCGATCGGTGCGCTGCTCGGCAAGCATCTGCCGGAACGGACGATCGCACGCGCTGCCGCCGTCCTGTTCTTCGGTTTCGCGGCGTGGTTGTTGTGGGAGGGACTCTCCGAGGCCGGCGCGGTCACGGTGATCGCGACGCTCAGCGCCGTGGTGGTCCTGCTCGGCATCGGCGCGGTCTACCTCAGGCATCTGCGCCGCGCCCCGCAGCAGGCCTTTCCCACCGTCGACGATGATGCATCCGAGACCGGCGACGAAGAGTCCCGAACGATCGTTCGGTGA